From Actinomyces sp. oral taxon 171 str. F0337, one genomic window encodes:
- a CDS encoding ABC transporter ATP-binding protein encodes MADVLAIEDLHKHFGSGPHAVRANAGVTMRVGAGEVVGLLGHNGAGKTTLVNQVVGLLRPTSGSIRLDGVDAVADPALARRLTNVQAQANVPITGLTPLTAIDLVGRLRGGRPRQTRRRAEELIEALDLGEWATTPAQKISGGVARLTAFAMCAVVPGRLVILDEPTNDVDPVRRRLLWDQIRLLADAGSAVLLVTHNVREAERAVDRLTILDHGHVIAEGTPAALVAGHGSPFVLEVSRTPGRRIEPPAGMSLTQHDAVRASVAVDSQRTTQAVEWAAQALKDGVIERYELAPISLEDVYVHLTGSTGEEVRRHAA; translated from the coding sequence ATGGCCGACGTACTAGCCATTGAGGACCTTCACAAGCACTTCGGAAGTGGGCCGCACGCGGTGAGAGCCAACGCCGGCGTCACTATGCGGGTGGGTGCCGGCGAGGTGGTCGGGCTCCTCGGGCACAATGGCGCGGGCAAGACCACGCTGGTCAACCAGGTGGTGGGGCTGCTGCGTCCAACCTCCGGGAGCATCAGGCTCGACGGGGTCGACGCCGTCGCCGACCCCGCTCTCGCCCGCCGTCTCACCAACGTCCAGGCACAGGCCAATGTCCCCATCACGGGGCTCACTCCTCTGACGGCCATCGACCTCGTGGGGCGCCTGCGAGGAGGGCGTCCGCGTCAGACGCGCAGACGCGCCGAGGAGCTCATCGAAGCCCTCGACCTGGGGGAGTGGGCCACGACTCCCGCACAGAAGATCTCCGGTGGCGTTGCCCGTCTGACGGCCTTCGCCATGTGCGCCGTCGTCCCCGGGCGCCTGGTCATCCTCGACGAGCCCACCAATGACGTCGACCCGGTACGCCGTCGCCTGCTGTGGGACCAGATCCGCCTCCTGGCCGATGCTGGATCCGCGGTCCTCCTCGTGACCCACAATGTGCGGGAGGCCGAGCGGGCAGTCGACCGCCTCACCATCCTGGACCACGGTCACGTCATTGCCGAGGGAACTCCCGCAGCGCTCGTGGCCGGCCACGGATCTCCCTTCGTCCTGGAGGTCAGCCGGACTCCCGGCCGGCGGATCGAGCCTCCCGCGGGAATGAGCCTGACACAGCACGACGCCGTGCGCGCATCCGTGGCGGTGGACTCTCAGCGTACGACCCAGGCCGTGGAGTGGGCCGCTCAAGCCCTCAAGGACGGAGTGATCGAGCGCTACGAGCTGGCACCGATCTCACTGGAGGACGTCTACGTGCACCTCACCGGGAGCACGGGTGAGGAGGTGCGCCGTCATGCCGCCTGA
- the cobA gene encoding uroporphyrinogen-III C-methyltransferase, translating into MALEISPHAPTGPAGGWVALVGGGPGSSGLITARGLELLGRADVVVVDALAPRDILEDLTPGTEVIDASKRRGRHIMSQEEIDALLVDLARRGKGVVRLKGGDPYVLGRGGEEATACRQADIAVEVVPGITSAIAVPAAAGIPVTHRGLSRGFSVITAHADLGVLPQRRDHTLILLMGVSRLRDSVTSLLEAGSDPATPAAIIERGYHPDQRVTTTELRCLADVATRYGVTAPAVIVIGDVVTLSPYWADRVVEETRPASPAA; encoded by the coding sequence ATGGCTCTCGAGATCTCTCCCCATGCACCCACCGGCCCCGCGGGCGGCTGGGTGGCCCTGGTAGGTGGCGGCCCGGGCAGCAGCGGCCTCATCACCGCCCGCGGCCTGGAGCTGTTGGGCCGGGCGGACGTGGTCGTCGTCGACGCGCTGGCACCCCGGGACATCCTGGAGGACCTCACCCCCGGAACCGAGGTCATCGACGCCTCCAAACGGCGCGGCCGGCACATCATGAGCCAGGAGGAGATCGATGCGCTCCTGGTCGACCTCGCCCGCCGCGGCAAGGGGGTGGTCCGTCTCAAGGGCGGCGACCCCTACGTGCTCGGGCGCGGCGGGGAGGAGGCGACCGCCTGCCGCCAGGCCGACATCGCCGTCGAGGTCGTCCCGGGGATCACCAGCGCCATCGCCGTGCCCGCGGCGGCGGGAATACCCGTGACCCACCGGGGGCTGTCGCGCGGCTTCTCGGTCATCACGGCTCATGCGGATCTTGGGGTCCTCCCCCAGCGCCGCGATCACACCCTCATCCTGCTCATGGGGGTCTCCCGCCTGCGGGACTCGGTGACCTCCCTGCTGGAAGCCGGCAGCGATCCGGCCACTCCGGCAGCGATCATCGAGCGCGGCTACCACCCCGATCAGCGCGTGACCACCACCGAGCTGCGATGTCTGGCCGACGTCGCCACCCGGTACGGCGTGACCGCCCCCGCGGTCATCGTCATCGGCGACGTCGTCACCCTGAGCCCGTACTGGGCCGACCGAGTCGTCGAGGAGACCAGGCCGGCAAGCCCCGCCGCCTGA
- a CDS encoding sirohydrochlorin chelatase, which produces MSTRPLVLLAHGSRRPGPSSVLSRTAERVRTILPEVEVRTGYVELQPPDPATALEGLVDPVVLPFFLARGYHVLKDVPAAVEQHGSGTVTGHLGVEEHLVEAIAQRLHEASAPLGGIAGLDRIVLGAAGSRQAAALEEVEAITRLLEARLGREVTPAYLSAARPSVRDAVSTARALGARRVGVATYLLAEGRFHRALHSTGADVVAVPIGDHPAIAELVARRYREQIA; this is translated from the coding sequence ATGAGTACTCGTCCTCTGGTGCTGCTGGCCCACGGCTCGCGCCGGCCCGGGCCGTCCTCAGTCCTGTCCCGCACCGCCGAGCGCGTCCGCACGATCCTGCCGGAGGTGGAGGTGCGCACCGGCTATGTCGAGCTCCAGCCCCCGGACCCGGCCACGGCGCTGGAGGGGCTGGTGGATCCAGTGGTGCTGCCCTTCTTCCTGGCCCGCGGCTATCACGTCCTCAAGGACGTACCTGCCGCGGTGGAACAGCACGGATCAGGGACGGTCACCGGGCATCTGGGGGTCGAGGAGCACCTGGTGGAGGCCATCGCACAGCGTCTCCACGAGGCGTCCGCGCCTCTGGGCGGGATCGCAGGGCTCGACCGCATCGTCCTGGGCGCGGCCGGGTCACGTCAGGCGGCGGCGCTGGAGGAGGTCGAGGCCATCACTCGCCTGCTCGAGGCGCGTCTGGGGCGCGAGGTGACGCCCGCCTACCTCTCGGCTGCGCGCCCCAGCGTCCGTGACGCGGTGAGCACGGCCCGGGCCCTGGGGGCCAGGCGGGTGGGTGTGGCCACCTACCTGCTGGCGGAGGGGCGTTTCCACCGGGCCCTGCACTCCACGGGCGCCGACGTCGTAGCCGTCCCGATCGGCGACCACCCGGCGATCGCCGAGCTGGTGGCCCGCCGCTACCGGGAGCAGATCGCCTGA
- a CDS encoding ABC transporter ATP-binding protein, with amino-acid sequence MIVTALLTAVGALMSIVPFEAMRNMAAIWLGETSPEGWRGSLWIWAAIAVGALFASQALYLAGLGITHLAEARLRHHLRERVVNAISSLPLGRVAQIPHGTIRKMVCDDTTSIHTLVAHVPGDATNAVVMAAAGTAYLLWTDWRLACALVGLWVLALGAMFLTMSGLSDITERFGAAQTALAAATVEMLEGIKEIKGFQATDASRTRFSQARAEFSSLSYEWVSRSGKAISAMTAVLRPSTVFATVAVLAVLFTSQGWTPLSATLPFFLVALGLPEGLMTLIGLMQHMYESRMAAQATADLLSQPPMPEGTHGDGEGPAPGRVDVEDVTFSYEDGSPVLHGLSFTAEPGTVTALVGPSGGGKSTLARLIARFYDVDDGAVRISGVDVRDATFPWLLSRVAVVLQDVALAHESVHDNIALGRPDATREQAEAAARAACIHERITRLPHGYDTILGDEGGFLSGGERQRVTLARAYLQDAPVLVLDEATAQADPASERDIHQALSRLAAGRTVIIIAHRLSTIRDADQILVVDAGHITERGTHEELLAAGGRYAAMWRSQDLSEETDAAALTAQVEPLGAEVAGQEEE; translated from the coding sequence ATGATCGTCACCGCGCTACTGACCGCCGTCGGAGCTCTGATGTCCATCGTCCCCTTCGAGGCCATGCGCAACATGGCGGCCATCTGGCTGGGCGAGACCTCACCGGAGGGCTGGCGCGGCAGCCTGTGGATCTGGGCGGCCATCGCCGTCGGGGCGCTCTTCGCCTCCCAGGCCCTCTACCTGGCCGGCCTCGGGATCACGCACCTGGCCGAGGCCCGCCTGCGACACCACCTGCGTGAGCGGGTCGTCAACGCCATCAGCAGCCTGCCCCTGGGGCGGGTGGCGCAGATCCCGCACGGCACCATCCGCAAGATGGTCTGCGACGACACCACCTCCATCCATACCCTCGTTGCCCACGTCCCCGGGGACGCCACCAACGCCGTCGTCATGGCGGCGGCGGGGACGGCTTATCTGCTGTGGACCGACTGGCGCCTGGCCTGCGCACTGGTGGGGCTGTGGGTGCTCGCACTGGGAGCGATGTTCCTGACCATGTCCGGCCTGTCGGACATCACCGAGCGCTTCGGTGCCGCTCAGACCGCGCTGGCCGCCGCGACCGTCGAGATGCTCGAGGGCATCAAGGAGATCAAGGGCTTCCAGGCCACCGATGCATCCCGCACCCGGTTCAGCCAGGCACGGGCCGAGTTCTCCAGCCTGTCGTACGAGTGGGTGAGCAGGTCCGGGAAGGCCATCAGTGCCATGACCGCGGTCCTGCGGCCCTCCACGGTCTTCGCGACGGTCGCGGTCCTGGCTGTCCTGTTCACCTCCCAGGGGTGGACGCCGTTGTCTGCGACCCTACCGTTCTTCCTGGTGGCCCTCGGGCTGCCGGAGGGGCTCATGACCCTCATCGGTCTCATGCAGCACATGTACGAATCCAGGATGGCTGCCCAGGCCACCGCCGACCTGCTCTCCCAGCCGCCGATGCCCGAGGGGACCCATGGCGACGGTGAGGGGCCCGCCCCCGGGCGCGTCGACGTCGAGGACGTCACCTTCTCCTACGAGGACGGCTCCCCGGTCCTGCACGGCCTGTCCTTCACCGCCGAGCCGGGAACCGTGACAGCGCTCGTCGGTCCCTCCGGTGGTGGCAAGTCGACCCTGGCCCGCCTCATCGCCCGCTTCTACGACGTCGACGACGGTGCCGTGCGCATCAGCGGCGTCGACGTACGGGATGCGACTTTCCCCTGGCTGCTCTCGCGCGTGGCGGTCGTGCTGCAGGATGTGGCCCTGGCCCACGAGTCCGTCCACGACAACATCGCCCTGGGACGCCCCGACGCCACCCGGGAGCAGGCCGAGGCTGCCGCCCGCGCGGCCTGCATCCACGAGCGCATCACGCGTCTGCCCCATGGCTACGACACGATCCTGGGCGACGAGGGAGGGTTCCTCTCCGGAGGGGAGCGTCAGCGCGTCACGCTGGCGCGCGCCTACCTCCAGGACGCCCCCGTCCTCGTCTTGGACGAGGCCACCGCCCAGGCCGACCCGGCCTCCGAGCGTGACATCCACCAGGCCCTGTCCCGGCTGGCGGCCGGGCGGACCGTCATCATCATCGCCCACCGCCTGTCCACGATCCGTGACGCCGACCAGATCCTCGTCGTCGACGCCGGACACATCACCGAGCGCGGCACGCACGAGGAGCTCTTGGCCGCCGGCGGCCGCTACGCAGCCATGTGGCGCAGCCAGGACCTGAGCGAGGAGACCGATGCTGCGGCGCTGACCGCCCAGGTCGAACCGCTCGGAGCCGAGGTCGCAGGGCAGGAGGAGGAGTAG
- a CDS encoding sulfite exporter TauE/SafE family protein, with product MRKLVLLALVGLAAQLVDGSLGMGYGMTSSSLLLLAGLSPALASASVHLAEIGTTLASGASHWRLGNTDPRLVVRLGLPGAVGAFSGATVLSHLSTRAATPVTASLLILLGAYVLGRFALRPPRGSGSRRSPHGRRLLVPLGMVGGFVDATGGGGWGPVVTTTLLTGGRTAPRTVVGSVGASEFLVTVAASAGFLTGLGTAGISLGIVLTLLAGGLVAAPVSAWLVSRLPGAVLGTAVGGLILATNLRVLLSWAGASARTGVLLYGVLGVVWAVFLALAVRKARVTATEIREETEQVLEEVHADPRHGHAPETAAPDEPIASGGLVGSRPVEPARSHARADLVVEPA from the coding sequence ATGCGCAAGCTTGTTCTTCTCGCCCTCGTCGGCCTGGCCGCTCAACTGGTCGACGGCTCCCTCGGGATGGGGTACGGCATGACCTCGTCCTCCCTGCTGCTCCTGGCCGGGCTGAGCCCGGCACTGGCCTCGGCCTCGGTGCACCTGGCTGAGATCGGCACGACCCTGGCCTCGGGGGCCTCCCACTGGCGACTGGGCAACACCGACCCCCGCCTGGTGGTCCGGCTGGGGCTGCCCGGTGCGGTGGGGGCCTTCAGCGGCGCCACGGTCCTGTCGCACCTGTCGACCCGCGCAGCGACCCCGGTGACAGCGAGCCTGCTGATCCTGCTGGGGGCCTATGTCCTGGGGCGCTTCGCCCTGCGCCCGCCCAGGGGATCTGGTAGCCGGCGCTCCCCGCACGGCAGGCGGCTCCTGGTCCCCCTGGGAATGGTGGGTGGTTTCGTTGACGCCACCGGCGGTGGTGGCTGGGGACCGGTGGTGACGACGACACTGCTCACTGGCGGTCGCACGGCGCCGCGCACCGTGGTCGGTTCGGTAGGGGCCTCGGAGTTCCTGGTGACGGTGGCGGCCTCGGCCGGTTTCCTCACCGGCCTGGGAACGGCGGGCATCAGCCTCGGGATCGTCCTGACCCTGCTGGCCGGTGGACTGGTGGCCGCACCGGTCTCCGCCTGGCTGGTCTCCCGTCTGCCCGGGGCGGTGCTGGGCACCGCCGTCGGCGGGCTGATCCTGGCCACGAACCTGCGGGTGCTACTGTCCTGGGCCGGGGCCTCGGCCAGAACCGGGGTCCTGTTGTACGGCGTACTCGGGGTAGTCTGGGCGGTCTTCCTGGCCCTGGCGGTCCGCAAGGCGCGCGTCACCGCCACAGAGATTCGGGAGGAGACCGAACAGGTGCTTGAGGAGGTCCACGCCGATCCTCGGCACGGCCACGCACCTGAGACTGCTGCACCGGACGAGCCAATCGCTTCCGGTGGTCTCGTCGGGTCGAGGCCGGTCGAGCCGGCTCGTTCTCACGCGCGCGCGGATCTGGTGGTGGAGCCGGCATGA
- a CDS encoding ABC transporter permease: MPAPTSATTEAAPASETVLEVASQKTSLWRQLGLLIQWQFRRSLPMLPFFIIVQTLLSVSMVLGYGLIAGHPGREASLYLAGGGPAIALISLGLIMTPQWVSQSRTEGSLDWMRTLPVPRVAFLLADLAIWTALALPGLVVGVLVANARFDVDLAPQWWLVPGAVLVALTAACIGYAIATLLAPALAQILSQVLAFGIMLFSPVSFPADRLPDWAQEIHRWLPFEPMAQVVRAGLFSHDAAMPARSWGLLGGWCLVAVAGASWALGRRP; this comes from the coding sequence ATGCCTGCTCCAACCAGTGCCACTACTGAAGCGGCCCCGGCCAGTGAGACTGTTCTCGAGGTCGCGTCCCAGAAGACCTCGCTCTGGCGTCAGCTCGGCCTGCTCATCCAGTGGCAGTTCCGTCGCAGCCTCCCCATGCTTCCCTTCTTCATCATCGTCCAGACGCTGCTGTCCGTCTCCATGGTCCTGGGATACGGGCTCATCGCGGGCCACCCAGGCCGCGAGGCGAGCCTCTACCTGGCCGGCGGCGGCCCGGCGATCGCGCTCATCTCGCTGGGCCTCATCATGACACCTCAGTGGGTCTCCCAGTCCCGCACTGAGGGCAGCCTGGACTGGATGCGCACCCTGCCCGTCCCCAGGGTCGCCTTCCTCCTGGCAGACCTCGCCATCTGGACCGCTCTTGCACTGCCCGGCCTGGTTGTGGGCGTCCTCGTGGCCAACGCCCGCTTCGACGTCGACCTCGCCCCGCAGTGGTGGCTGGTGCCCGGCGCCGTACTGGTCGCTCTGACAGCGGCCTGCATCGGATACGCCATCGCCACGCTCCTGGCTCCGGCCCTGGCTCAGATCCTCTCCCAGGTACTTGCTTTCGGCATCATGCTGTTCTCGCCCGTCAGCTTCCCCGCCGACAGGCTCCCCGACTGGGCCCAGGAGATCCACCGCTGGTTGCCCTTCGAGCCCATGGCTCAGGTGGTGCGTGCGGGACTGTTCTCCCACGACGCCGCCATGCCCGCCCGTTCCTGGGGCCTCCTGGGCGGATGGTGCCTGGTGGCCGTCGCCGGAGCGTCATGGGCCCTGGGAAGGCGGCCCTGA
- a CDS encoding ABC transporter ATP-binding protein gives MWKLLTRVVNAAEMRTIIAWFVAAAVLQGLTLALMIPFLRALYSRSGSLTGWLIAVVVLGAATAVVDTIAMHRSYRISVFEVCDTMIDRIAEHVLTLPLGWFSAEREAAVVNATSKEVNTLSHLASMVIPNLCNAFIVPLVMLGATAVVEWPLALIMAATIIPLVLVLRLMGAATTRANEMEDRTSSAAAGRLVEFARLQPVLRATGVTRTGWAPVRSALEDDAESTLDGLRVKGRPGQYFNLIVNVAFALVMAVGLSRVSGHRLDVVAYLAIMAVTARTLLPLTKAAMYASEADNTKVALRAVGDILDARPLPDPEPGQEIAPQGTTVALSDVSFSYDEGRPVLAGVSLSAPQGRVTALVGPSGAGKSTILRLAARFWDVDDGTVTIGGAPVRSMRASTIMGMTSMVFQDVYLFDTTIRENLRIARPAATDAELAEAARRARLDRVIEALPHGWDTQVGPGGLSLSGGERQRVAIARAFVKDAPILLLDEITSALDGENESAITEVVRELSEGRTVIVVAHRLSTVRQADEVVFLEPSQAGARVAQRGTPQELAAVPGPFREFIEASTASSRWHIRQG, from the coding sequence ATGTGGAAGCTGCTGACGCGAGTCGTCAATGCCGCCGAGATGCGGACCATCATCGCCTGGTTCGTGGCCGCCGCCGTCCTCCAGGGACTCACCCTGGCCCTCATGATCCCCTTCCTGCGCGCCCTCTACTCCCGCTCGGGGTCGCTGACCGGTTGGCTGATCGCAGTCGTGGTCCTGGGGGCGGCGACCGCCGTCGTCGACACCATCGCCATGCACCGCTCCTACCGGATCAGTGTCTTCGAGGTCTGCGACACGATGATCGACCGCATCGCCGAGCACGTCCTGACCCTGCCCCTGGGCTGGTTCAGCGCCGAGCGGGAGGCCGCGGTCGTCAACGCCACCTCCAAGGAGGTCAACACCCTCTCCCACCTGGCCTCCATGGTGATCCCCAACCTGTGCAACGCCTTCATCGTCCCACTGGTCATGCTCGGGGCCACCGCTGTCGTCGAGTGGCCCCTGGCTCTTATCATGGCCGCCACCATCATCCCTCTGGTCCTCGTGCTGCGCCTCATGGGGGCCGCCACCACCCGTGCCAACGAGATGGAGGACCGCACCTCGAGCGCTGCCGCCGGCCGGCTCGTGGAGTTCGCCCGCCTCCAGCCGGTGCTGCGCGCCACCGGCGTCACCAGGACTGGCTGGGCTCCGGTGCGCTCCGCCCTTGAGGACGACGCAGAGTCCACGCTTGACGGTCTGCGCGTCAAAGGCCGGCCCGGCCAGTACTTCAACCTCATCGTCAACGTCGCCTTCGCACTGGTCATGGCGGTCGGTCTGTCGCGCGTGAGCGGTCACCGGCTCGACGTCGTCGCCTACCTCGCGATCATGGCCGTCACCGCGCGCACGCTCCTGCCGCTGACCAAGGCCGCCATGTACGCCTCCGAGGCGGACAACACGAAGGTCGCTCTGCGGGCCGTGGGGGACATCCTCGACGCGCGCCCCCTGCCCGATCCTGAGCCCGGGCAGGAGATCGCCCCTCAGGGAACCACGGTCGCATTGAGTGATGTCTCCTTCTCCTATGACGAGGGCCGCCCCGTCCTGGCGGGCGTCTCCCTGAGCGCACCACAGGGAAGAGTGACCGCCCTGGTGGGCCCGTCAGGGGCGGGCAAGTCCACGATCCTGCGCCTGGCCGCCCGGTTCTGGGACGTCGACGACGGGACCGTCACCATCGGCGGCGCACCGGTTCGCTCCATGCGCGCCTCGACGATCATGGGCATGACCTCCATGGTCTTCCAGGACGTCTACCTGTTCGACACCACCATCCGCGAGAACCTGCGCATCGCCCGACCCGCGGCCACCGACGCCGAGCTGGCCGAGGCCGCCCGACGCGCCCGCCTGGACCGCGTCATCGAGGCGCTGCCGCACGGGTGGGACACGCAGGTCGGTCCCGGCGGGCTGAGCCTGTCCGGCGGGGAGCGCCAGCGCGTCGCCATTGCTCGGGCCTTCGTCAAGGACGCACCCATCCTGCTGCTCGACGAGATCACCTCGGCCCTGGACGGGGAGAACGAGTCCGCCATCACCGAGGTGGTGCGCGAGCTCTCCGAGGGCCGCACCGTCATCGTGGTGGCCCACCGTCTGTCCACCGTCCGCCAGGCCGATGAGGTCGTCTTCCTCGAGCCGAGTCAGGCCGGTGCCCGCGTGGCCCAGCGTGGTACGCCCCAGGAGCTGGCTGCTGTCCCCGGCCCCTTCCGCGAGTTCATCGAGGCCTCCACGGCCTCCTCGCGCTGGCACATCCGTCAGGGGTGA
- a CDS encoding sulfate adenylyltransferase subunit 1, with protein sequence MSAPTLTDIPAEADARAAATGSLLRLATAGSVDDGKSTLVGRLLFDSKSVLRDQLAAVEQVSLDRGLTSADLALLTDGLRAEREQGITIDVAYRYFATPQRSFILADCPGHVQYTRNTVTGCSTADVVVLLVDARNGVLEQTRRHLAVAALLRVPHVIVAVNKIDLVDFSAEVYAAIEADIRAVAAELGVAAIHVLPTSALLGDNIVEASASTPFYAGPTLLGLLESLPTARDEGAFRLPVQLVIRPQGAAPAPELRDYRGYAGQIASGTVRVGDPVVALPSGRRSRVAGIDLGERSLEEAVEGQSVTVRLSDDVDVARGDTLAAAGDAPQVLTEVTARVSWLSEEPLRPRARVLLKHGALTVQAIVGTIEGRLDLDDLTTVPADSLELNDIGLVQLRLASPVPLADYSVSRSDGAFLLIDAHEGGTLGAGMVQLAGTGGSDPATAAPSGRG encoded by the coding sequence ATGAGCGCCCCCACCCTCACCGACATCCCCGCCGAGGCCGACGCACGCGCCGCCGCCACCGGCTCACTACTGAGACTGGCCACGGCCGGCAGCGTCGACGACGGCAAGTCCACGCTCGTGGGCCGCCTGCTGTTCGACTCCAAGTCCGTCCTGCGCGACCAGCTGGCCGCCGTCGAGCAGGTCAGCCTGGACCGGGGTCTGACCAGCGCCGACCTCGCGCTGCTGACCGACGGGCTGCGGGCCGAGCGGGAACAGGGCATCACGATCGACGTCGCCTACCGCTACTTCGCCACCCCGCAGCGCTCCTTCATCCTGGCCGACTGCCCCGGACACGTGCAGTACACCCGAAACACGGTCACCGGCTGCTCCACGGCCGACGTCGTCGTGCTGCTGGTGGACGCCCGCAACGGGGTCCTGGAGCAGACGCGCCGCCATCTGGCGGTCGCCGCCCTCCTGCGGGTCCCGCACGTCATCGTCGCGGTCAACAAGATCGACCTGGTGGACTTCTCCGCCGAGGTCTACGCGGCCATCGAGGCCGATATCCGCGCCGTGGCCGCCGAGCTGGGCGTGGCCGCGATCCATGTCCTGCCGACCTCCGCGCTCCTGGGCGACAACATCGTCGAGGCCTCGGCCAGCACTCCCTTCTATGCGGGGCCGACCTTGCTGGGGCTCCTGGAGTCCCTGCCCACCGCCCGCGACGAGGGCGCCTTCCGCCTGCCGGTCCAGCTGGTCATCCGCCCCCAGGGTGCGGCGCCGGCACCCGAGCTGCGCGACTACCGGGGTTACGCCGGGCAGATCGCCTCGGGCACGGTGCGCGTCGGCGACCCAGTGGTGGCGCTGCCCTCGGGCAGGCGCTCACGCGTAGCCGGCATCGACCTGGGTGAGCGCAGCCTGGAGGAGGCCGTCGAGGGGCAGTCGGTGACGGTGCGTCTGAGCGACGACGTCGACGTCGCCCGTGGTGACACCCTGGCCGCGGCGGGCGATGCGCCGCAGGTGCTCACCGAGGTCACCGCCCGCGTGTCCTGGCTGAGCGAGGAGCCCCTGCGCCCCCGGGCGCGGGTACTGCTCAAGCACGGCGCCCTGACGGTCCAGGCGATCGTGGGCACCATTGAGGGCCGCCTCGACCTGGACGACCTGACCACGGTGCCGGCCGATTCCCTAGAGCTCAACGACATCGGCCTGGTGCAGCTGCGCCTGGCCTCCCCGGTGCCGTTGGCCGACTACTCGGTCTCCCGGTCTGACGGCGCCTTCCTCCTCATCGACGCCCACGAGGGCGGCACGCTGGGTGCGGGCATGGTGCAGCTGGCGGGTACAGGCGGCAGTGACCCCGCTACGGCCGCCCCCTCAGGCAGGGGTTGA
- a CDS encoding TetR/AcrR family transcriptional regulator, whose amino-acid sequence MTARSSARGPNSDSDDSGASASDDIREATRALNEAITAFSRAVGAAGQGARRSSESAVAASLDLASRKLASASTAVSGATPGRSGGRRRSEETRARILAAAREVFAAKGYEGAAVSDIASAAGFTKGAFYSSFPSKEALFLEVVTCGEESSDEAAQEPATPEQWSEQLQELPMEDVVLHLETWLYAIRHEDSRDRLAGTWRRWLRETSHLVARSRGRQEPSQQDEETAFGLLAVGIFGRVSAAATTSQEIEPIIQRLSERLLDTADD is encoded by the coding sequence ATGACCGCCAGGAGCTCTGCCCGTGGGCCGAACAGTGACAGTGATGACTCCGGGGCCTCCGCCTCTGATGACATCAGGGAGGCGACGCGCGCCCTCAATGAGGCGATCACCGCCTTCTCCCGTGCGGTGGGGGCGGCCGGTCAGGGTGCGCGCCGGAGCAGTGAGAGTGCGGTAGCGGCCTCCCTGGACCTCGCCTCCCGGAAGCTGGCCTCCGCCTCCACTGCAGTCAGCGGAGCCACCCCGGGGCGGAGCGGCGGGCGCCGTCGGAGCGAGGAGACCAGGGCGCGGATTCTTGCTGCTGCCAGGGAGGTCTTCGCTGCCAAGGGCTACGAGGGGGCAGCGGTCAGCGACATCGCCTCGGCCGCTGGATTCACCAAGGGCGCCTTCTACTCCTCTTTCCCCTCCAAGGAGGCCCTATTCCTGGAGGTCGTCACCTGTGGTGAGGAGAGCTCGGATGAGGCCGCTCAGGAGCCGGCGACTCCCGAGCAGTGGAGTGAGCAGCTCCAGGAGCTTCCCATGGAGGATGTTGTCCTGCACCTGGAGACCTGGCTCTACGCGATTCGTCATGAGGACTCCCGCGACAGGCTGGCCGGCACCTGGCGCCGCTGGCTGAGAGAGACCTCCCACCTGGTGGCCCGTTCCCGTGGGCGCCAGGAGCCGAGCCAGCAGGATGAGGAGACGGCCTTCGGACTTCTGGCGGTAGGCATCTTCGGCCGCGTGAGTGCTGCAGCCACCACCTCGCAGGAGATCGAGCCCATCATCCAGCGCCTGTCCGAGCGGCTCCTTGATACGGCAGACGACTGA